From Paenibacillus sp. PK3_47, the proteins below share one genomic window:
- a CDS encoding ATP-binding protein, which yields MLEKSELERLIDAEREPDKPLVVLMCGIAGSGKSTFSQKMEEYGYIRLSIDEEVWAANGRYGIDYPVDKYREFLNEAHIRMRNQIVHCIQNHKQVVVDSSFWSRQERNEYKQLIGNAGGQWRLLYLKVNPAELRRRLKIRSQRFDANAAFTITEELLTVFLNGFEEPQNEGEIVIDN from the coding sequence ATGTTAGAAAAGTCGGAGCTGGAGCGTTTGATAGATGCAGAACGTGAGCCAGACAAGCCCTTAGTTGTATTAATGTGCGGGATAGCCGGTTCAGGAAAAAGCACCTTTTCGCAAAAAATGGAGGAGTACGGGTATATCCGTCTGTCCATTGATGAGGAGGTATGGGCAGCTAATGGCCGGTACGGGATTGATTACCCCGTTGACAAGTACAGGGAATTCTTGAACGAAGCACATATAAGAATGCGTAATCAAATTGTGCATTGTATTCAAAACCACAAACAGGTTGTGGTGGACTCCAGCTTTTGGAGCAGACAAGAGAGAAATGAATATAAGCAGCTTATCGGAAACGCCGGAGGGCAATGGCGGCTCCTTTACTTGAAGGTGAACCCGGCTGAATTGCGCAGGCGGCTTAAGATCCGCAGCCAGCGTTTTGATGCAAATGCTGCTTTTACGATTACAGAGGAGCTGTTAACGGTTTTTCTTAACGGCTTCGAAGAGCCGCAGAATGAAGGAGAAATTGTCATAGACAACTAG
- a CDS encoding VOC family protein produces the protein MTVKLTPYITLEGRTNEAIRFYEQAIGAEVLSITTYGDMPDMPDTFTDDLKSLVAHAKLKIGAAELMLSDAPPGTPLESGKRVTICITTNEVEQSRTIFEALQQEGQVNMAFREEPFSPGFGDVTDKFGVTFQIYTELEG, from the coding sequence ATGACGGTAAAACTTACCCCCTATATCACTCTGGAAGGGCGCACGAACGAAGCTATCCGGTTTTATGAACAAGCCATCGGTGCAGAGGTCCTCTCCATTACGACCTATGGTGACATGCCGGACATGCCGGATACGTTCACTGATGATTTGAAGAGTCTGGTGGCACATGCCAAGTTAAAAATTGGCGCGGCAGAGCTCATGCTGTCGGATGCTCCACCCGGAACACCTCTTGAAAGCGGAAAACGGGTCACCATTTGTATCACAACAAACGAGGTAGAGCAGTCTAGAACAATTTTTGAAGCCCTGCAGCAGGAGGGTCAAGTCAATATGGCTTTTAGAGAAGAACCCTTCAGCCCCGGGTTTGGCGATGTTACGGATAAATTCGGCGTGACTTTTCAAATCTATACTGAGCTTGAAGGCTAA
- a CDS encoding sigma-70 family RNA polymerase sigma factor, with protein MSQKHGEIDMLQELRSELTGYCYRMMGSIFEAEDAVQDTILRAWQSWDQIREHSSRRAWVYRIATNICLDRLRSAKRRALPMDLSEPAAVITEPRDNLPRESWIWPAPDIVDDPANLLISRETIRLSFIALLQLLPPRQRAVLILQDVFRLSANETAAAMEMTTAAVNSALQRARATISQSNLRSDQLHHTDAETDQDLIARYVEAFEQYNIDALLALFNENGSLSMPPFTMWVHGSPNLSTFYHTTRNHCLGSRLLPVRANGNSPAFAQYVPGGQDGLLAPWAVHVLEISHNKIAHIHHFIDAELFVTFGLPAELDLNKI; from the coding sequence ATGAGCCAAAAGCATGGAGAAATAGACATGCTCCAGGAGCTGCGTTCGGAGTTAACCGGATATTGTTACCGGATGATGGGGTCCATTTTTGAAGCGGAAGATGCCGTGCAGGATACCATCCTTCGCGCCTGGCAGAGCTGGGATCAGATCAGGGAGCATTCTTCCCGCAGAGCCTGGGTGTACCGGATTGCCACCAATATCTGCCTGGACAGGCTGAGGAGTGCAAAACGCCGGGCCCTTCCGATGGATCTCTCGGAACCGGCTGCCGTTATAACAGAGCCCAGGGACAACTTGCCCCGGGAGTCCTGGATATGGCCGGCTCCTGATATAGTTGACGACCCGGCTAATCTTCTGATCAGCAGAGAGACGATCCGGTTATCCTTTATTGCACTCCTGCAATTATTGCCGCCCCGGCAGCGTGCCGTCCTGATCCTGCAGGATGTCTTCCGGTTGTCAGCCAATGAGACCGCGGCAGCGATGGAGATGACCACAGCTGCGGTTAACAGCGCTTTGCAGCGGGCGAGGGCGACAATCAGCCAGTCCAACCTTCGGTCAGATCAATTGCACCATACAGATGCCGAAACAGACCAAGATCTGATTGCCCGTTATGTGGAAGCCTTTGAACAGTACAATATTGATGCCCTACTAGCTTTATTCAATGAGAACGGCAGCCTGTCGATGCCGCCATTTACGATGTGGGTTCACGGCAGTCCGAATCTCTCGACATTCTACCATACAACACGCAATCATTGCCTGGGTTCCCGGCTGCTGCCGGTCCGGGCAAACGGAAATAGTCCCGCATTTGCCCAGTATGTTCCGGGCGGGCAAGACGGGCTGCTGGCTCCGTGGGCTGTTCATGTTCTCGAGATTAGCCATAACAAGATCGCTCATATCCACCATTTCATTGATGCGGAATTATTCGTTACATTTGGATTGCCGGCTGAATTGGATCTTAATAAAATTTAA
- a CDS encoding DegV family protein, with protein sequence MKSIAWVTDSTSTIDSEFAMNNHVYIVPLRLIVNNECYKEGIDINADQFYDKMRQNDKVGSSQPPIGEFVELYERLKEEYDEIIVIHCSSELSGTYHTSMQGAEIAGVNVISIDSKVGAYPIREMILRGIHWQQAGCSALEIKSRIENIIKEMSFYLIPASLSQLHRSGRLSGSQLLLGQLMRIHLLLKFDEGKIVVVDKIRTFKKTKQRLLETLQKDIGLIQDICIMHANNREEALILESAIQEMSPSVRTEIMTFVPVVGVHMGEGTLALSWINNTAINSIPDHNKVLEPVLSV encoded by the coding sequence ATGAAATCCATCGCCTGGGTAACCGACAGCACTAGCACAATTGATTCTGAATTCGCCATGAATAACCATGTTTATATTGTTCCGCTCCGTCTGATTGTTAATAATGAATGTTATAAAGAAGGTATCGATATCAACGCCGATCAATTCTATGATAAAATGCGCCAGAATGATAAGGTCGGCAGCTCCCAGCCGCCGATTGGTGAATTCGTGGAATTATATGAGCGCCTGAAAGAAGAGTATGACGAGATTATTGTGATACACTGCTCCTCCGAGCTGAGTGGTACTTACCATACCTCGATGCAGGGGGCAGAAATCGCTGGAGTTAACGTAATCAGCATTGATTCAAAAGTAGGCGCTTACCCGATCCGTGAGATGATTCTGCGCGGCATCCACTGGCAGCAGGCAGGCTGCTCTGCGCTGGAGATCAAGAGCAGAATTGAGAACATCATTAAAGAGATGTCATTCTATCTGATCCCGGCCAGCCTGAGCCAGCTGCACCGCAGCGGGCGGCTCTCCGGTTCTCAGCTACTGCTGGGGCAGCTGATGCGGATTCATCTGCTGCTGAAGTTCGATGAGGGTAAAATTGTTGTCGTGGATAAAATCCGCACTTTTAAGAAGACGAAGCAACGGTTGTTGGAGACACTCCAGAAGGATATCGGGCTAATCCAGGATATTTGCATTATGCATGCCAACAATAGGGAAGAGGCGCTGATTCTGGAGTCGGCTATCCAGGAAATGTCGCCTTCTGTGCGGACAGAAATCATGACTTTTGTTCCGGTCGTAGGCGTTCATATGGGTGAGGGTACACTCGCACTTTCATGGATTAATAACACAGCCATTAACAGCATCCCTGATCACAATAAAGTGCTGGAGCCTGTACTCAGTGTTTGA
- a CDS encoding Dabb family protein: MIVNHVLLKLKDRSPEHIKQVQTVLLGLRGKIDVLLDVQAEVNVRPGPSAYDVILITRFASLEDMDEYLIHPAHQEVAKWIGTVLETQASVCCDI; encoded by the coding sequence ATGATAGTAAATCATGTGTTATTGAAACTGAAGGACCGGAGCCCAGAGCATATCAAGCAAGTTCAAACCGTACTGCTGGGCCTCCGGGGAAAAATAGATGTTCTTCTCGATGTTCAGGCTGAAGTTAACGTTCGCCCGGGTCCTTCAGCATATGATGTGATCCTGATCACCAGGTTTGCTTCCTTAGAGGACATGGATGAATATCTGATACACCCGGCCCATCAGGAGGTTGCCAAGTGGATTGGCACGGTTCTGGAGACACAGGCGTCTGTCTGCTGCGATATCTGA
- a CDS encoding nuclear transport factor 2 family protein yields the protein MKTNLLPQVIQDFITAANRPDPEAYVDCFSEDALVFDEGKEWAGKAAITKWSNEHHFAANITLEPEQDKQHGEETIVVFKVDGDFDKTGLPDPLYLNFHFQIRNDKIKQLAIRL from the coding sequence ATGAAGACTAACCTGCTTCCGCAAGTTATACAAGATTTTATCACCGCTGCTAATAGACCTGATCCGGAGGCTTATGTCGACTGCTTTTCGGAAGATGCTCTCGTCTTCGATGAAGGCAAAGAGTGGGCAGGCAAAGCTGCTATAACAAAATGGAGTAACGAACACCACTTTGCTGCTAACATAACGCTTGAACCCGAGCAGGATAAACAGCATGGGGAAGAAACCATAGTGGTTTTTAAGGTTGACGGGGACTTTGATAAAACGGGTCTCCCGGACCCTCTTTATTTGAACTTTCACTTTCAGATTCGTAACGATAAGATTAAGCAGCTTGCCATACGGCTGTAA
- a CDS encoding SDR family oxidoreductase, whose protein sequence is MDNGPYLLDMSKEFAGKRALVTGGTRGIGLAIVKRLHAAGAEVIAAARSLPDSLPEGAGFIQADVGLPEGVDHLVQETIQQLGGLDILINNVGGSSTSTAGALALTDEDWQTTFDANLFSSVRLDRGFLPYMVEQQSGVIVHISSIQRKLPGNMTMPYSAAKAALVNYSKNLATQFGPMGIRINTLAPGFTETESAERLIGRMAEQSGTDYHAARQLLMDQLGGIPLGRPAKPEEVAELAAFLASSRASYITGSEYVIDGGTIRTV, encoded by the coding sequence ATGGATAACGGTCCGTACTTATTGGATATGAGCAAAGAATTTGCAGGCAAAAGGGCACTGGTAACCGGCGGAACGCGGGGAATCGGCCTGGCCATCGTAAAGCGTCTGCATGCGGCGGGAGCTGAAGTTATAGCTGCGGCAAGATCACTGCCGGATTCATTACCGGAGGGTGCAGGGTTCATTCAGGCCGATGTGGGCCTCCCGGAAGGCGTAGATCATCTTGTTCAGGAAACGATCCAGCAACTCGGCGGTCTGGATATTTTGATTAACAATGTAGGGGGTTCCTCCACAAGTACAGCAGGAGCCTTAGCTTTAACGGATGAAGACTGGCAGACGACGTTTGATGCCAACCTGTTTTCTTCCGTCCGCCTCGACCGCGGATTTTTGCCTTACATGGTGGAACAGCAGAGCGGAGTGATTGTCCATATATCCTCTATTCAGCGTAAGCTTCCCGGCAACATGACCATGCCTTATTCGGCTGCCAAAGCCGCGCTTGTTAACTATAGTAAGAACCTGGCGACCCAATTCGGCCCTATGGGGATCAGAATCAACACACTCGCGCCGGGATTTACCGAAACCGAATCGGCGGAACGGTTAATCGGAAGAATGGCTGAACAATCCGGAACGGACTATCACGCTGCCCGCCAGCTGTTAATGGACCAGCTGGGTGGTATTCCTCTCGGCCGGCCGGCCAAACCTGAGGAAGTTGCCGAGCTTGCAGCCTTCCTTGCGTCAAGCAGAGCCTCTTATATTACCGGCAGTGAGTATGTCATTGACGGCGGAACCATCCGCACCGTTTAA
- a CDS encoding amino acid ABC transporter ATP-binding protein translates to MEKIIEIQHLSKFFGTHEVLKDIDFSVNKGEVVSIIGSSGSGKSTLLRCINLLEKPTGGQIIYQGTNILDEKHNKVDYLKHLGMVFQQFNLFNNHNVLSNCMVGQIKVLKRSKEEAEKVAMKYLEVVGMDKYINAKPNQLSGGQKQRVAIARALSMEPDVMLFDEPTSALDPEMVGEVLKVMKQLAGSGLTMLIVTHEMEFAREVSDRVVFMDKGVIAEEGSPEQIFGNPTQERTRQFLKRTLE, encoded by the coding sequence GTGGAAAAGATTATTGAGATTCAGCATTTAAGTAAATTCTTTGGTACTCATGAGGTGTTAAAGGACATTGATTTTTCAGTCAACAAAGGCGAAGTTGTCTCCATCATTGGTTCCTCCGGATCGGGTAAGTCCACTCTGCTCCGTTGTATTAATCTTTTGGAAAAACCGACAGGCGGGCAAATCATCTATCAGGGCACAAATATTTTGGATGAAAAGCATAATAAAGTGGATTATCTGAAGCATTTGGGGATGGTTTTCCAGCAATTCAACTTATTTAACAATCACAATGTTCTTAGCAACTGCATGGTCGGACAAATAAAAGTTTTAAAACGCTCCAAAGAAGAAGCCGAAAAAGTAGCCATGAAATACCTAGAGGTAGTTGGAATGGACAAGTATATCAACGCGAAGCCAAACCAGCTTTCCGGCGGCCAAAAGCAGCGTGTGGCGATTGCAAGAGCTCTATCCATGGAACCGGATGTTATGTTATTTGATGAGCCGACTTCAGCGCTTGACCCCGAGATGGTGGGGGAAGTATTAAAAGTCATGAAGCAGCTTGCAGGATCGGGCCTTACGATGTTGATTGTTACGCACGAAATGGAATTTGCCAGAGAGGTATCCGACCGGGTGGTCTTTATGGATAAGGGAGTTATTGCGGAAGAAGGAAGTCCGGAACAAATCTTTGGTAATCCGACACAGGAACGTACTAGACAATTCCTAAAACGCACTTTAGAGTAA
- a CDS encoding amino acid ABC transporter permease: protein MSLEWVIKIISENWPMFLRGAGATLVIALIGTILGAIIGLISGVIRTIPVPERGAKKVFLKTVNILLSIYIEFFRSTPMIVQAMVFYYGSALAFGLDMNVFVAAIIVVSINTGAYMAEIVRGGVVSIDKGQFEAAHAIGMNHVQTMWNIVLPQVIRNILPATGNQFVINIKDTSVLNVISVTELYFVTKSISGNNFRYFESFFVACMIYFVMTFIITRILLYFEKKLEGSSNYTVVGDIVKQK from the coding sequence ATGAGCCTGGAGTGGGTCATTAAAATCATCTCAGAGAACTGGCCTATGTTTCTCAGAGGTGCTGGCGCAACACTTGTAATTGCTCTCATAGGGACGATTCTCGGAGCCATTATTGGATTAATATCAGGCGTTATACGGACCATTCCCGTACCTGAACGCGGCGCAAAAAAGGTATTTTTAAAAACGGTTAACATTCTTCTGTCCATCTATATTGAATTCTTCCGCAGCACCCCAATGATTGTACAGGCAATGGTATTCTATTATGGTTCTGCGCTGGCGTTCGGATTGGATATGAATGTGTTTGTGGCAGCGATCATCGTGGTATCGATCAACACTGGTGCTTACATGGCTGAAATTGTCCGTGGTGGGGTTGTTTCCATCGATAAAGGACAGTTTGAAGCCGCTCATGCCATAGGCATGAACCATGTACAAACCATGTGGAATATCGTGCTGCCGCAGGTGATCCGGAATATTCTTCCGGCAACAGGAAATCAGTTTGTTATTAATATTAAAGATACCTCCGTACTGAATGTCATTTCAGTGACCGAGCTATATTTCGTGACCAAATCGATTTCCGGAAATAACTTCAGGTATTTCGAATCCTTTTTCGTAGCATGTATGATTTATTTTGTTATGACCTTTATTATTACCAGAATTCTTTTATACTTCGAAAAAAAATTAGAGGGCTCCAGTAACTATACCGTGGTCGGAGATATTGTAAAACAAAAATAG
- a CDS encoding transporter substrate-binding domain-containing protein: MKKKNRFTIAIALMLSTVLLLAGCGSNNASTSGSSESSTFKVGLEAGYAPFNWTQNDDSNGAVKIDGSAEYAGGYDVEIAKKVAEGLGKELVIVKTEWDGLVPALVSGKIDAIIAGMSPTAERKETIDFTENYYKSNLIMVVKNGSQYAGATSIQDFKGAKVTAQLNTFHYSVIDQIEGVDKKTAMDNFPAMRVALESGIIDGYVSERPEGVSAAAANENFVMVEFEDGFETSEDDTAIAVGLKKGSDLTEKINEILAGIPEDERTSIMDAAIQNQPAAQ, encoded by the coding sequence ATGAAAAAGAAAAACAGGTTTACAATCGCTATAGCTTTAATGTTGTCAACGGTACTTCTCTTGGCAGGTTGCGGGTCCAATAACGCTTCTACTTCGGGATCGTCGGAGAGCAGTACATTTAAGGTAGGTCTTGAAGCCGGGTATGCACCTTTTAACTGGACACAGAACGATGATTCGAATGGCGCTGTTAAAATAGATGGTTCTGCGGAATATGCAGGCGGATATGATGTCGAAATCGCCAAGAAAGTGGCCGAAGGACTGGGCAAAGAATTAGTGATTGTGAAAACAGAATGGGATGGACTTGTACCGGCATTAGTATCAGGTAAAATTGATGCGATTATCGCGGGGATGTCACCTACAGCAGAACGTAAAGAAACCATTGATTTTACGGAAAATTACTATAAATCAAATCTGATTATGGTTGTGAAAAATGGCAGCCAATATGCAGGGGCTACTTCCATCCAGGATTTCAAAGGAGCCAAAGTAACCGCTCAGTTGAATACATTCCACTATTCCGTCATTGATCAAATCGAAGGCGTAGACAAGAAAACAGCGATGGATAACTTCCCGGCCATGAGGGTTGCTCTTGAATCAGGTATTATTGACGGATACGTATCAGAACGCCCTGAAGGCGTAAGCGCGGCAGCAGCTAACGAAAACTTTGTAATGGTTGAATTTGAAGACGGATTTGAAACCTCAGAAGATGATACAGCGATCGCTGTCGGTCTTAAAAAGGGCAGTGACTTAACAGAAAAAATTAATGAGATTCTGGCCGGTATTCCGGAGGATGAACGGACAAGCATTATGGATGCCGCTATCCAGAACCAACCAGCAGCACAATAA
- a CDS encoding catalase: MSEEQKEQKEQKDVQRETLTTRQGHPVTDNQNIRTVGNRGPATLENYHFIEKISHFDREEVPERVVHARGAGAFGYFETYGKVGNEPVEKYTRAKVFSGAGKRTPLMVRFSTVAGAKDSPETARDPRGFAVKMYTEDGNWDLVGNNLKIFFIRDAMKFPDMIHAFKADPASNVPNPQRMFDFVSRTPEATHMITFLFSPWGIPATYRYMQGSGVNTYKWVNEKGDAVLVKYHWEPKQGIRNLTQDEADTIQAKNVSHATQDLYEAIERGDYPEWELFVQIMEDDYHPELDFDPLDDTKLWPEDKFPWQRVGRMVLDRNPVDYHAEIEQAAFGTGVLVDGMDFSDDKMLQGRTFSYSDTQRYRVGSNYLQLPVNAPKVPVHTNQQRGQMDTRNPKESGESPHINYEPSMVGGLQEASKAERPPHRPTYNAAVMSEPIDRPNNYGQAGETYRQFEDWEREELIKNLSQALAICDKRIQEAMIEHFTQADEDYGRRVKEGIESKMKEFEQTKTVNNIPGREAGISKYGEGSVDANQAVKDAVKKSHEADPY; the protein is encoded by the coding sequence ATGTCTGAGGAGCAGAAGGAACAAAAGGAACAAAAGGACGTACAACGGGAAACCTTGACGACACGGCAGGGACATCCGGTAACGGATAATCAGAATATCAGAACCGTTGGTAACCGGGGACCGGCTACACTTGAGAATTATCATTTTATCGAGAAAATTTCCCATTTTGACAGGGAAGAAGTTCCGGAACGGGTAGTCCATGCCCGTGGTGCGGGGGCGTTTGGATACTTTGAGACCTATGGGAAGGTTGGGAATGAGCCGGTTGAGAAGTATACACGGGCTAAGGTGTTTTCCGGGGCTGGAAAGCGGACACCGTTAATGGTCAGATTCTCCACCGTAGCAGGGGCGAAGGACTCGCCGGAGACGGCAAGAGATCCACGCGGCTTTGCTGTGAAAATGTATACGGAGGACGGGAACTGGGACTTAGTAGGTAATAACCTGAAAATCTTTTTCATACGCGATGCGATGAAGTTCCCTGATATGATTCATGCATTTAAGGCCGATCCGGCCTCGAATGTACCTAATCCACAGCGGATGTTTGACTTCGTTTCCCGTACACCTGAAGCTACCCACATGATAACATTTTTGTTCTCGCCCTGGGGGATTCCTGCGACTTACCGCTATATGCAGGGATCTGGTGTAAACACCTATAAATGGGTAAATGAAAAAGGCGATGCGGTGCTTGTAAAATATCACTGGGAGCCTAAGCAGGGAATCCGCAATTTAACCCAAGATGAGGCTGACACGATACAGGCGAAAAATGTTAGTCATGCAACACAAGATTTATATGAGGCTATTGAGCGTGGCGATTATCCGGAATGGGAGCTTTTTGTGCAAATTATGGAGGATGATTACCATCCGGAACTCGATTTTGATCCGCTTGATGATACAAAGCTGTGGCCGGAAGATAAGTTTCCCTGGCAGCGCGTCGGTCGAATGGTTCTCGATCGTAATCCCGTGGATTATCATGCGGAAATTGAGCAGGCCGCTTTCGGGACGGGAGTTCTTGTCGATGGAATGGACTTTTCCGATGATAAAATGTTACAGGGCCGCACCTTTTCTTATTCCGATACCCAGCGTTACCGCGTTGGATCGAACTATTTACAGCTGCCTGTAAATGCACCGAAAGTGCCTGTGCATACGAACCAGCAGCGGGGCCAAATGGATACCCGCAATCCGAAGGAATCTGGAGAAAGCCCGCATATTAACTATGAACCGTCCATGGTTGGCGGCCTTCAGGAAGCAAGTAAAGCAGAGCGCCCTCCACACCGTCCAACATACAATGCGGCTGTGATGAGTGAACCTATCGATCGTCCGAACAACTATGGTCAAGCGGGTGAGACGTACCGCCAGTTTGAGGATTGGGAACGGGAGGAATTGATTAAAAACCTGTCGCAGGCCCTTGCAATATGTGATAAACGTATTCAGGAGGCCATGATTGAACACTTCACGCAGGCCGATGAAGACTACGGCCGGCGTGTGAAGGAAGGCATTGAAAGCAAAATGAAAGAATTTGAACAAACGAAAACAGTAAACAATATTCCAGGCCGTGAAGCGGGCATCTCAAAATATGGCGAAGGTTCAGTCGATGCCAATCAAGCGGTAAAAGACGCCGTGAAAAAAAGCCACGAAGCGGATCCTTATTAA
- the csaA gene encoding chaperone CsaA, whose translation MATIDDFVALDIRVGTIKEAEFFEEAKIPAIKLKIDFGPEIGMKSSSAQITKRYKIDEIVGKQIIGIVNFPPRRIAGFKSEVLVLGGVPEKGDVVLLKPDTEIPNGTPIA comes from the coding sequence TTGGCAACGATCGATGATTTTGTTGCACTAGATATTCGTGTCGGAACGATTAAGGAAGCGGAATTTTTTGAAGAAGCAAAGATCCCTGCGATAAAGCTTAAGATTGATTTTGGACCGGAAATCGGGATGAAATCTTCAAGTGCACAAATAACTAAGCGATACAAAATTGATGAAATTGTAGGAAAGCAGATTATAGGAATCGTCAATTTTCCTCCTCGGCGTATTGCCGGATTCAAATCGGAGGTATTAGTTTTGGGAGGAGTCCCGGAAAAAGGAGATGTTGTTCTTTTAAAGCCAGATACTGAAATACCTAACGGTACTCCTATTGCGTAG
- a CDS encoding putative quinol monooxygenase has translation MNETKNHYVTVLWEARAKAGREGEMKAFMTAAVTPSRNDLGNIDYEAHEVEGQPGTFIIYERWVNRDALDRHLSAPRMQELVPQLLELMEGSVEEGIPLLQPFRPAQ, from the coding sequence ATGAACGAAACAAAGAACCATTACGTTACTGTACTTTGGGAGGCGAGAGCTAAGGCAGGGAGAGAAGGTGAGATGAAGGCATTCATGACTGCTGCTGTCACCCCGTCGCGCAACGATCTGGGCAACATTGACTACGAGGCTCACGAGGTAGAAGGCCAGCCTGGTACATTCATCATCTACGAGCGCTGGGTAAACAGGGATGCCCTCGATCGGCACCTGAGCGCCCCCCGGATGCAGGAACTCGTACCCCAGCTCTTAGAACTGATGGAGGGATCCGTTGAGGAAGGGATTCCACTCCTGCAGCCGTTCCGCCCAGCGCAGTAA
- a CDS encoding SDR family oxidoreductase, whose translation MSFKTQELVMVTGTSSGIGRATAEQLAAEGFHVLAGVRRQEDADKIKHKNIEPVIVDVTNNDTLKALAERVKQDPLGRPLRAVVNNAGIAVNAPLEMVPLDEFRRQIEVSVIGQVAVIQALTPALLNSGGRVVNIGSLGGKISMPGFGIYSAAKFAMEAISDSLRREMSSFGLKVIMITPGGVSTGLSEQGITTAERLAKLMTPDQHRRHDRLFDAVKAQAETWAKDGIRPEKVAAVISRAIHERKPRTRYTVGRDSALLTRLVRVLPDRLLDRMLRSQMKLQ comes from the coding sequence ATGTCATTCAAAACTCAAGAACTGGTCATGGTCACAGGTACGTCCAGCGGCATCGGTAGGGCTACCGCGGAGCAGCTGGCCGCTGAAGGATTTCACGTTTTGGCGGGGGTTCGTCGTCAGGAAGACGCCGACAAAATCAAACACAAAAATATTGAGCCGGTGATCGTCGATGTTACCAATAACGACACACTAAAGGCTCTAGCCGAAAGAGTGAAGCAAGATCCGCTTGGTCGCCCTTTGCGGGCAGTGGTCAACAATGCCGGCATCGCCGTTAATGCACCTCTTGAGATGGTTCCGCTTGATGAATTTCGCCGCCAGATCGAGGTCAGCGTGATCGGACAGGTCGCGGTTATTCAGGCGCTCACACCGGCCTTGCTGAACAGCGGCGGACGCGTAGTTAATATTGGTTCACTTGGCGGCAAGATCTCCATGCCTGGTTTCGGAATATATTCGGCAGCAAAGTTTGCCATGGAAGCAATCAGTGACAGTCTCCGGAGGGAGATGTCCTCGTTTGGCCTCAAGGTAATCATGATCACTCCGGGTGGTGTCAGCACTGGCCTGTCGGAGCAAGGGATTACGACAGCGGAGCGGCTGGCCAAGTTGATGACGCCGGACCAGCACCGACGCCATGATCGTCTTTTTGACGCTGTCAAGGCTCAGGCTGAAACGTGGGCAAAGGACGGTATCCGCCCTGAGAAAGTGGCAGCAGTGATTTCACGCGCAATCCACGAAAGAAAGCCACGCACCCGTTATACGGTCGGTCGCGATTCGGCACTGCTGACCCGACTGGTCCGTGTTCTCCCGGACAGACTCCTCGACCGGATGCTTCGCAGCCAGATGAAACTGCAGTAA
- a CDS encoding TetR/AcrR family transcriptional regulator: MNTYDKILEAALKVLEEDGGAQFSTRAVTAIAQVSAPTLYHHFGNADGLLSAAVVKAFKQLFESKMAAVESTIPETALRQGWDHYVRFAAARPRIYAAMMGRLLEGAHIEAADHSYQALVQNIQRVAVEGKLAVSAQTATDLVWASANTASWLYVTAQIRKAPPPQPDVVDLIRESVMQIILLQRPDADSK, from the coding sequence ATGAACACATATGACAAAATACTGGAAGCTGCTCTTAAGGTTCTCGAAGAGGACGGTGGGGCCCAATTCTCCACACGGGCCGTAACTGCGATCGCGCAGGTATCGGCTCCTACGCTCTATCACCATTTCGGAAATGCCGATGGACTCTTGAGTGCAGCCGTAGTGAAAGCGTTCAAACAGTTATTCGAAAGCAAGATGGCTGCTGTAGAATCCACCATTCCAGAGACGGCTCTTCGGCAAGGATGGGATCACTATGTCCGGTTCGCGGCAGCCCGTCCTCGGATTTATGCGGCGATGATGGGGCGGTTGCTGGAGGGCGCCCATATCGAGGCGGCAGATCATTCGTACCAAGCATTAGTGCAAAATATTCAGAGAGTCGCCGTTGAAGGCAAACTGGCTGTGTCAGCCCAGACTGCGACAGATCTGGTCTGGGCTTCCGCCAATACGGCCTCATGGCTGTATGTGACGGCCCAGATTCGTAAAGCACCCCCACCCCAACCCGACGTCGTTGATCTCATTCGGGAAAGCGTAATGCAGATCATTTTGCTCCAAAGGCCAGACGCCGATTCAAAATGA